From the Montipora capricornis isolate CH-2021 chromosome 2, ASM3666992v2, whole genome shotgun sequence genome, one window contains:
- the LOC138020590 gene encoding uncharacterized protein, translating into MDVVFVQGAKDRPQMMILNGKSSIKTILAVDPLKLNEIISVFMHDNANKIKTDKASFWTPVDKIMKAATILTQPCLCTTIRRRNENGRKRIYHCPVRFEKAKNKLICMQSTCKQMQNYSINGAKSVKNSSIMQRDENSTLKSLSSMSSPSTDYKGFLNFWAWESYAYTFASLFGLFALICLAVILQQCRHNSHSRSIHARFSTVQLFLASTLKTVSLLWSPVILHKESKEIMTAALLLDCISVALNLSAFSILLLVLLETTQTSLATPRLQNLRILLAISCVFSAVMLFLNLMALWKHSLEWYFASYLYVFLWGILVCVGYAVAGYRIWQNLKSSRSQRIHIGEDRLKRIISLIFISPVITFATLLLSVYMAASDYGILMELEISARSKWARFVVLVLLRTCELIIMLIIFGMIIRIKPQRRSANDVPAQQLVTFAND; encoded by the exons ATGGATGTCGTTTTTGTACAAGGAGCCAAAGATCGACCTCAAATGATGATTCTTAACGGGAAATCTAGTATTAAAACAATACTAGCGGTGGATCCCTTGAAGTTGAACGAGATAATTTCGGTATTTATGCATgataatgcaaataaaattaaaacagatAAAGCCTCCTTTTGGACACCCGTTGATAAAATCATGAAAGCGGCTACTATTTTAACACAACCATGTTTATGCACGACGATAAGGAGAAGAAATGAAAATGGCAGAAAGCGAATTTACCATTGCCCAGTACGATTCGAAAaagctaaaaacaagttaatttGCATGCAAAGCACATGTAAACAAATGCAGAATTACTCCATAAATGGTgccaaaagtgtcaaaaattcAAG CATCATGCAGAGGGACGAAAACTCAACACTGAAGTCTCTTTCGTCCATGTCATCTCCATCGACAGATTATAAAGGATTCCTCAATTTCTGGGCCTGGGAATCTTATGCTTATACTTTCGCAAGTTTATTCGGCCTTTTCGCTTTGATCTGCCTCGCTGTTATTCTTCAACAATGCCGGCATAATTCACACAGCCGAAGTATCCATGCTCGCTTTTCCACAGTGCAACTTTTCCTTGCATCAACACTTAAAACAGTTAGTCTGCTTTGGAGTCCAGTGATATTGCACAAAGAGTCCAAAGAAATAATGACCGCAGCTCTCCTCCTGGATTGCATCTCAGTAGCCTTAAATCTCTCTGCATTCAGCATTCTACTTCTCGTATTGCTAGAAACGACCCAGACGTCGCTTGCAACTCCAAGGTTACAAAATCTAAGAATACTACTGGCTATCAGTTGTGTTTTCTCGGCGGTAATGCTCTTCTTAAATTTAATGGCTTTGTGGAAACACAGTTTGGAATGGTACTTTGCCTCATACCTGTATGTCTTTCTATGGGGAATACTGGTTTGTGTGGGCTACGCCGTTGCAGGGTACAGAATATGGCAAAACTTAAAATCGTCGCGAAGCCAAAGGATCCACATTGGAGAAGACAGATTAAAAAGGATTATTTCTCTCATATTCATATCACCGGTTATCACGTTCGCTACATTACTACTTAGTGTCTACATGGCGGCTAGCGATTACGGCATCCTGATGGAGTTGGAAATATCAGCACGCTCAAAATGGGCGCGGTTTGTTGTTTTGGTTCTACTAAGAACCTGTGAATTAATTATAATGCTAATAATATTTGGAATGATAATACGAATAAAACCTCAAAGACGTTCGGCTAACGATGTACCAGCGCAACAATTAGTGACATTTGCTAATGACTAA
- the LOC138020599 gene encoding adenosine receptor A3-like produces MTMTNVTEEWIASSSFDALFCKEELTRGLNGHLILFMVLNVFFSVTAFLGNAAILVALHMESSMYPATKVLLRCLAISDLFVGLVTEPTRVTHFLSVMLKHEKICQYTTVLGYVFGYSLSAVSLLTVTAISLDRLLALLLGLRYRQVVTSKRSFLAAAVIWIVPIVSTAMYFWNSRVTYWFGYVVISLCIVITAYSYTKIFVTLRQHQIQPHYNVRPHQEIHTAPLNIARYKKAVSSSLWVQVTLSACYLPFALIDAFFTQREVSQSLYVARALAITLVYVNSSLNPILYCWKIVGVRRAVKELIGRLFFCYGG; encoded by the coding sequence ATGACAATGACAAACGTTACAGAAGAGTGGATCGCTTCTTCCTCATTTGATGCCTTATTTTGCAAAGAGGAATTAACCAGAGGTCTAAACGGCCATTTGATCCTCTTTATGGTGcttaatgttttcttttctgtgACTGCATTTCTGGGGAACGCAGCCATCTTAGTCGCGCTCCACATGGAGTCATCTATGTATCCCGCGACAAAAGTCTTACTTCGTTGTTTGGCGATCAGCGACCTCTTCGTAGGACTTGTGACAGAACCTACAAGAGTGACACATTTCTTGTCCGTAATGCTCAAACATGAGAAAATTTGCCAGTACACGACCGTTTTAGGTTATGTATTTGGCTATTCTTTGTCGGCCGTTTCGTTGTTGACAGTGACGGCAATAAGCCTGGACAGACTACTGGCGTTGTTGTTGGGTCTGAGGTACAGACAAGTTGTAACGTCGAAGCGATCTTTCTTGGCCGCGGCTGTGATATGGATCGTGCCCATTGTATCCACCGCTATGTATTTTTGGAACAGCAGGGTAACCTATTGGTTTGGTTACGTTGTGATTTCACTGTGCATCGTGATCACAGCATACTCCTACACAAAGATCTTTGTCACTCTTCGGCAGCATCAAATTCAGCCTCATTACAATGTACGTCCACATCAAGAGATCCACACAGCTCCTCTGAACATTGCGAGATACAAGAAAGCAGTGTCAAGTTCTTTGTGGGTGCAAGTAACATTAAGTGCTTGCTACTTGCCATTTGCTCTAATTGATGCGTTCTTCACTCAGCGAGAAGTCTCTCAATCACTTTACGTAGCCAGGGCATTAGCAATAACTTTGGTTTACGTTAATTCGTCATTGAACCCAATTCTTTATTGTTGGAAGATTGTGGGGGTTAGACGAGCGGTGAAAGAACTAATCGGTagacttttcttttgttatggtggttag